A part of Thermodesulforhabdaceae bacterium genomic DNA contains:
- the dapA gene encoding 4-hydroxy-tetrahydrodipicolinate synthase: MFKGAFVAIVTPFNDGRVDEETLRQLIEFQIAEGTNGIVPCGTTGESATLSFEEHERVVEITVEQVNKRVPVIAGTGSNNTAEAIRLTRHAYKAGADAVLMISPYYNKPTQEGLYRHFAKVAAEVDIPIILYNIPGRTAVNMEPETIERLSRIPNIVGIKEASGSMKQIMDIIARCGEDFAVLSGEDYLTFPLMSVGGKGVISVVSNIAPRDMSEMCRLALEGKWDDARALNYKLLPLCHILFCETNPAPVKAALAMMKKIPSDEVRLPLAPLSETNRAKLFDAIKKYGLV; encoded by the coding sequence ATGTTTAAAGGAGCTTTTGTGGCTATAGTCACACCGTTTAACGACGGGAGAGTGGATGAGGAAACCCTTCGACAGCTTATAGAATTCCAGATAGCCGAAGGAACTAACGGTATTGTGCCCTGTGGAACTACAGGCGAATCGGCAACTCTTTCCTTTGAAGAACACGAACGAGTTGTTGAGATAACGGTTGAACAGGTCAACAAGCGTGTGCCTGTTATTGCCGGAACAGGATCTAACAACACTGCCGAAGCTATTCGACTTACCCGCCATGCTTATAAAGCTGGAGCCGATGCTGTGCTAATGATTAGTCCTTATTACAACAAGCCCACGCAGGAGGGATTATATCGACATTTCGCAAAGGTTGCCGCCGAAGTGGATATACCCATCATTTTATATAACATTCCCGGAAGAACGGCTGTTAACATGGAACCGGAAACTATTGAACGTCTGTCACGCATCCCCAATATTGTTGGAATAAAGGAAGCTTCTGGTTCTATGAAACAAATTATGGACATTATTGCCCGTTGTGGTGAAGATTTTGCTGTGCTTTCTGGCGAGGATTATTTGACCTTCCCACTTATGAGCGTTGGAGGAAAGGGTGTTATCTCAGTTGTATCGAATATTGCTCCACGAGACATGTCGGAAATGTGTCGGCTTGCTTTAGAAGGAAAATGGGATGATGCAAGAGCCCTTAATTACAAACTTCTTCCTTTGTGTCACATTCTATTTTGCGAAACCAATCCTGCACCGGTTAAAGCTGCTCTCGCTATGATGAAGAAAATCCCGAGCGACGAAGTTCGTTTGCCTCTTGCACCACTTTCTGAAACTAACCGAGCGAAACTGTTCGACGCAATCAAGAAATACGGGCTTGTTTAG
- the dapB gene encoding 4-hydroxy-tetrahydrodipicolinate reductase: MIYVAVAGIAGRMGSRIAQLVCEAEDMELVGGWEHPNHNAAGKPVRQFVPSAREDLIVSAHAVDVIKRAQVVIDFTAPEATVEHCQLCASNSIPMVVGTTGLSTDQLNTIKSQGAAIPIVISPNMSVGVNVLFKLVEYTAKLLGPDFDVEIVEAHHRFKKDAPSGTAIKLGQIIAQARSLEWDRAAVFARHGLIGERRSDEIGIQTVRAGDIVGEHTIIFGSLGERIEITHRAHSRDNFARGALKAARWIVNQNPGVYDMHDVLGLRK, encoded by the coding sequence ATGATTTACGTTGCTGTTGCAGGAATAGCGGGGCGGATGGGAAGCCGTATCGCTCAGCTTGTGTGTGAAGCTGAGGATATGGAGCTTGTGGGTGGTTGGGAGCATCCCAATCACAACGCTGCTGGAAAACCTGTTAGGCAGTTTGTTCCATCGGCTCGAGAGGACCTCATTGTTTCCGCCCATGCTGTTGACGTTATAAAAAGGGCTCAGGTGGTGATAGATTTCACAGCGCCTGAAGCGACGGTCGAACACTGCCAGTTATGTGCTTCTAATAGTATCCCGATGGTTGTTGGAACAACAGGTCTGTCAACCGATCAGCTTAATACAATTAAATCGCAGGGAGCAGCTATTCCTATAGTGATATCGCCAAACATGAGCGTGGGAGTAAACGTGTTGTTTAAGCTTGTTGAATACACAGCAAAGTTGCTTGGACCCGATTTTGATGTGGAAATTGTGGAAGCTCACCATCGATTTAAGAAAGATGCTCCAAGCGGCACAGCTATAAAGCTCGGGCAAATCATAGCTCAGGCGCGGTCGCTGGAATGGGATCGAGCAGCCGTCTTTGCACGTCATGGGCTCATTGGAGAACGAAGGTCAGATGAAATAGGAATACAAACAGTCCGAGCAGGGGATATCGTTGGTGAACATACTATCATTTTTGGAAGTCTGGGAGAACGAATAGAAATTACCCACAGAGCCCATAGTCGAGACAATTTCGCTCGTGGGGCTCTTAAAGCGGCTAGATGGATAGTGAATCAAAATCCTGGCGTTTACGACATGCATGATGTTTTGGGACTCAGAAAGTAA
- a CDS encoding LL-diaminopimelate aminotransferase, which produces MVFDRANRLKELPPYLFQELDRIKAEVQAQGVDVIDLGVGDPDLPTPSHIIEALREAVKDPSTHRYPSYSGMNDFRDCVARWYERRFGVQLEASREVITLIGSKEGIAHMPLAFINLGDVVLVPSPAYPVYHAGTVLAGGKSYFMPLTAERNFLPDLDSIPPSVAQQAKMMFINYPNNPTGATAEAEFFEKVVAFAKKYEIIVCHDAAYSEMSFDGYRPMSFLEVKGAKDVGIEFHSLSKTYNMTGWRLGFAVGNKEVIGALGQVKSNIDSGAFNAVQKAGIVALEGDQSCVKEMQRIYQERRDVLVEGLRSVGLSPFVPKATFYVWCPVPKETTSTGFAMKLLKEAGIVTTPGNGFGEPGEGYIRMALTVTKERIREAVERIRKVGIR; this is translated from the coding sequence ATGGTGTTTGATAGAGCTAATAGACTTAAGGAACTTCCTCCATACCTTTTTCAAGAACTGGATCGTATTAAGGCAGAAGTGCAGGCTCAAGGCGTTGATGTAATTGATTTAGGGGTGGGTGACCCGGATCTTCCCACACCATCTCACATTATTGAAGCACTTCGAGAAGCGGTCAAAGATCCTTCTACTCACAGGTATCCATCTTACTCCGGCATGAACGATTTTAGGGATTGCGTAGCGAGATGGTATGAGAGACGATTTGGAGTCCAGCTCGAAGCATCTCGAGAGGTCATAACTCTTATCGGATCTAAGGAAGGCATTGCCCATATGCCTCTCGCCTTTATTAACCTTGGTGATGTTGTGCTCGTTCCATCGCCAGCTTATCCTGTCTATCATGCTGGGACAGTGCTTGCCGGAGGAAAGTCTTACTTCATGCCGCTTACGGCGGAGCGGAATTTCCTCCCTGATCTCGATTCTATTCCGCCGTCGGTTGCTCAGCAGGCTAAGATGATGTTCATCAACTATCCCAACAATCCAACCGGAGCCACAGCGGAAGCGGAGTTCTTTGAAAAGGTGGTTGCCTTTGCAAAAAAGTATGAAATTATCGTATGTCATGATGCTGCCTATTCGGAAATGAGTTTCGATGGGTATCGCCCCATGAGCTTCCTGGAAGTTAAGGGAGCAAAGGATGTGGGAATAGAGTTTCATTCGCTTTCTAAAACCTACAACATGACCGGCTGGCGTCTCGGTTTTGCTGTGGGAAACAAAGAAGTTATTGGAGCTCTCGGGCAGGTAAAAAGCAATATAGACTCAGGAGCTTTCAATGCTGTGCAAAAAGCTGGTATTGTGGCTCTTGAAGGTGATCAATCCTGCGTTAAAGAAATGCAAAGAATTTACCAGGAGCGCCGTGATGTGCTGGTTGAGGGACTCCGTTCCGTTGGTTTGTCTCCTTTCGTTCCAAAAGCCACCTTTTACGTGTGGTGTCCTGTTCCCAAGGAAACTACATCCACAGGTTTTGCCATGAAACTGTTGAAGGAGGCAGGTATCGTAACAACGCCAGGAAACGGTTTTGGAGAACCAGGAGAAGGATACATAAGAATGGCTCTTACGGTTACCAAGGAACGAATAAGAGAAGCAGTAGAACGTATTAGAAAAGTAGGAATACGCTAA
- the folK gene encoding 2-amino-4-hydroxy-6-hydroxymethyldihydropteridine diphosphokinase — MEEVFLGIGSNIGDAIAQCEKAVRLLEEQFVLTTTGVSSWYATEPQGYRDQDWFINGAVQGVTNLSPRELLKAVKKIEVEMGRVQTIRWGPRVIDIDILFYGTDGQICVDEDDLYIPHKMLENRRFVLIPLMELAPGLVHPIYNETVKDLLRRVPAKGQKVKRIKRK, encoded by the coding sequence GTGGAAGAAGTTTTTCTTGGGATTGGTAGTAACATTGGGGACGCAATAGCGCAATGTGAAAAAGCCGTCAGGCTTTTAGAAGAACAATTTGTTTTGACAACTACTGGTGTGTCCTCGTGGTATGCTACAGAACCTCAGGGATATCGCGACCAGGACTGGTTTATCAATGGAGCAGTCCAGGGCGTAACAAATTTATCGCCTAGAGAACTTCTCAAGGCTGTAAAGAAAATAGAAGTCGAAATGGGACGAGTTCAGACAATTCGGTGGGGACCAAGAGTGATTGACATTGATATTTTGTTTTACGGGACTGATGGCCAAATATGTGTCGATGAGGACGACCTCTATATTCCCCACAAGATGCTTGAAAATAGAAGGTTTGTGCTTATTCCACTTATGGAGTTAGCCCCTGGGCTGGTGCACCCGATTTACAACGAGACTGTAAAGGATTTGTTGCGGCGGGTTCCTGCAAAAGGGCAAAAAGTTAAGAGGATAAAGAGGAAATGA
- the fsa gene encoding fructose-6-phosphate aldolase, which produces MKFFIDTANLDEIKAAHELGVLDGVTTNPSLVAKEGIKGREAFRKHIKAICEIVQGPVSAEAVSTKAEDLIAEARDLASIDPHVVVKIPMTREGLKAVKVLYEENIHTNVTLVFTPIQALLAAKAGATYVSPFVGRLDDITSQGMELVKDIVDIFSNYMFETEVIVASIRNPLHVLEAAKLGADIATIPFKVIEQLIQHPLTDIGLKRFLEDWKKVE; this is translated from the coding sequence ATGAAATTTTTCATAGACACGGCAAACCTTGATGAAATCAAAGCGGCTCATGAACTTGGCGTTCTTGATGGTGTTACCACCAATCCATCGCTCGTGGCAAAAGAGGGTATCAAAGGGCGCGAAGCTTTTAGAAAACATATAAAGGCGATTTGTGAAATCGTGCAGGGACCTGTAAGTGCTGAAGCTGTGAGCACAAAAGCTGAAGATCTTATTGCTGAAGCCCGTGATCTTGCATCTATTGACCCTCACGTTGTAGTCAAAATTCCTATGACTCGGGAGGGACTTAAGGCGGTTAAAGTTCTTTATGAGGAAAATATCCACACCAACGTGACCCTTGTTTTCACCCCTATTCAAGCTCTTCTCGCTGCCAAAGCGGGTGCTACATATGTAAGCCCATTTGTAGGAAGGCTTGATGATATTACTTCTCAAGGAATGGAGCTAGTTAAGGACATCGTTGATATCTTCTCCAATTACATGTTTGAGACAGAGGTTATCGTTGCTAGCATCAGAAATCCTCTTCATGTTTTGGAAGCCGCCAAGCTGGGAGCAGACATCGCCACTATCCCCTTCAAAGTGATCGAACAGCTCATCCAACATCCTCTTACAGACATTGGGCTTAAGAGATTTTTGGAGGATTGGAAAAAGGTAGAGTAG
- a CDS encoding lytic transglycosylase domain-containing protein produces MEVVPPVRFKKLTWLTATLFVFLTVFPVKAQIYTYVDEKGVVHFTNVPTKPTNKVTPQALNALKKELQQAKRRFYMSVSTPSVYRSFAYAPTGYTTSSYVSTQRSVIKPTFFDSNRYEKAFEPYINAVSAEHGLDPKLVKAVIRAESAFNPQATSPKGAMGLMQLMPGTAMDMGVQDPYHPVQNLRGGIGYLKEMLRLFNNDLVLALAAYNAGPNAVKQYGGVPPYDETKQYIQRVLQYYSYYKTMP; encoded by the coding sequence ATGGAAGTGGTCCCACCAGTTCGGTTTAAAAAACTGACGTGGTTGACAGCCACTCTTTTCGTTTTTCTAACAGTTTTCCCTGTAAAGGCTCAGATTTATACCTATGTTGATGAAAAAGGAGTGGTGCATTTTACCAATGTGCCAACAAAACCAACAAATAAGGTAACACCTCAAGCTCTGAATGCTTTGAAAAAGGAACTTCAACAAGCTAAACGAAGGTTTTACATGAGTGTTTCAACACCAAGTGTTTACAGATCCTTTGCTTATGCACCAACAGGATACACAACATCATCTTATGTTTCGACCCAACGTTCGGTGATAAAACCAACTTTCTTCGATTCGAACCGATATGAGAAAGCTTTTGAACCTTATATTAATGCGGTTTCGGCGGAACATGGGCTTGATCCTAAACTGGTGAAGGCGGTTATTAGAGCTGAATCTGCCTTTAACCCACAGGCTACGTCTCCCAAGGGTGCCATGGGACTTATGCAGCTTATGCCCGGAACGGCAATGGACATGGGAGTGCAAGATCCTTACCATCCTGTTCAAAATCTTAGAGGAGGGATAGGCTACCTGAAGGAAATGCTTCGTCTTTTTAATAATGATCTAGTCCTTGCCCTTGCAGCATATAACGCCGGTCCGAATGCTGTAAAACAGTATGGAGGGGTCCCGCCATATGACGAAACCAAACAATACATACAGCGGGTCCTCCAATATTACTCATATTACAAGACTATGCCTTAG
- the pgsA gene encoding CDP-diacylglycerol--glycerol-3-phosphate 3-phosphatidyltransferase, with protein sequence MTNSGKGSRDLLNLPNTLTYFRIAAVPVVLIALIPPVSPLAFHLVFLTCLAAIVTDYLDGILARRKHLETSIGKLLDPLADKLLVLAVFIMLIPLGKVPAWMVFLIVGRELIVTGLRSIAASQGIILKASMLGKNKMIFQSLAMLCLVAFIPKLQNTLDMLGKTFLWISLGLGYLSAGVYLFHFAKQVKSQ encoded by the coding sequence ATGACCAACTCAGGAAAGGGTTCGCGGGACTTACTCAATCTTCCAAACACTCTCACCTATTTCCGGATAGCCGCTGTGCCGGTCGTTCTTATTGCACTTATCCCGCCGGTAAGTCCCCTGGCTTTCCATTTAGTTTTCCTTACATGTCTTGCAGCTATTGTTACCGATTATCTTGATGGTATTCTTGCGAGACGTAAGCATCTGGAAACATCGATAGGAAAGCTCCTCGACCCTCTGGCGGACAAACTCCTTGTTTTGGCGGTTTTTATCATGCTTATCCCGCTAGGGAAGGTACCTGCCTGGATGGTTTTTTTGATAGTTGGTCGAGAACTTATCGTGACCGGATTAAGATCTATTGCGGCTTCCCAGGGAATTATTCTTAAAGCAAGCATGCTTGGAAAAAATAAAATGATTTTTCAATCTCTGGCAATGCTGTGCCTTGTTGCTTTTATTCCCAAACTTCAGAACACTTTGGACATGTTAGGAAAAACCTTTCTGTGGATTTCTCTTGGGCTGGGATACTTATCCGCTGGAGTTTACCTTTTTCACTTTGCAAAACAGGTCAAATCTCAATAA
- a CDS encoding PEP/pyruvate-binding domain-containing protein has product MSVRSWITRIFRKSKQKRADITEKFRIKYQHFKELLDSNAEMAKVIAEIEDKLQGKIVFSMANVRSMATRAIFHSLRMIDRLNDLSNKNYPELYDVHQTVQNNIREVLEEHQETGRERPWILPYNQISYELIEKVGGKNANLGEMLTKLGLPIPRGFAITVNAFHFFMDANDLRSEINKILMETDFQDPQSIGESSEAIQAKIIASKIPFELSQDILEAYEDLVSVVGSDINVALRSSAIGEDGDISFAGQYVSLLNVPRERLLRSYRYVIASLYTPRAMAYRYHMGIDDRDCAMSVGCLEMIPAVASGVCYSRDPSNPDKDEIVINAAWGLGSYVVDGVVSPDTYKVRRDFTISEINISCKPVKQVLDPSGGLQEAAVEENLRLSPCLKESHIRLLAEYALKLESHYRCHQDIEWALTPDNEIVLLQARPLRLVESSIKMPAIVIPDDYPVLISDGAIACPGIGSGLAFHVQSDEDLYKIPEGAVLIAHHSSPKFVIVMDRISAIVTDAGSITGHMASVAREFKIPTLLDTKIATKIIPQGETITVDTFQGRVYKGELPDHIKSIISEASRVYAPMKGTPVYRSLERLSRFIVPLNLIDPQAPNFCAKECKTLHDIMRFVHEKSYGEMFRLSDALSDEEGAAYRLDALIPLNLYVIDLGGGLITEMIKNDKVPVEAVASAPFRALLRGMLHEAFVKPALKPIEFGGFLSVLSEQMLSNPYLADRFGDKSYAIISDKYLHFSSRVGYHFALLDSYCGQTINKNYITFSFKGGAADDVRRNRRARAIARILKLLNFSIEVIADRVEGRLQKYDASVIEENLDQIGRLLQFTRQMDMLMSSEAMIEIVAQAFIRQIYDVTEISRMPSE; this is encoded by the coding sequence ATGTCTGTGAGATCATGGATAACCAGGATATTTCGAAAATCAAAGCAAAAAAGAGCTGATATCACTGAAAAGTTTCGCATAAAGTATCAGCACTTCAAGGAGCTTCTTGATTCCAACGCGGAAATGGCAAAGGTTATTGCTGAAATCGAGGATAAGCTTCAAGGTAAAATTGTGTTCAGTATGGCAAATGTCCGATCGATGGCTACTCGGGCTATTTTCCACAGCCTAAGAATGATTGACCGATTGAACGACCTTTCCAATAAAAATTATCCTGAACTTTATGATGTTCATCAGACTGTTCAAAATAATATCAGAGAAGTTCTGGAAGAACATCAGGAAACTGGGCGTGAAAGACCCTGGATTCTTCCTTACAATCAGATCTCTTACGAACTTATCGAAAAAGTTGGAGGTAAAAATGCAAACCTGGGCGAAATGCTTACAAAACTTGGGTTGCCAATTCCTCGTGGTTTTGCAATTACGGTCAACGCTTTCCATTTCTTCATGGATGCAAACGACCTACGAAGTGAGATAAACAAAATCCTTATGGAAACTGATTTCCAGGATCCTCAGTCCATCGGAGAATCGAGTGAAGCAATCCAGGCAAAAATTATAGCATCCAAAATACCTTTCGAATTGTCCCAGGACATTCTTGAAGCTTACGAAGATCTCGTCAGCGTCGTGGGTTCAGATATAAATGTTGCTTTGCGAAGTAGCGCCATAGGAGAAGATGGGGATATATCCTTTGCTGGTCAATATGTCTCCCTTTTAAATGTGCCCCGAGAACGCCTGCTTAGATCTTACCGCTACGTTATTGCAAGCCTTTATACTCCCAGAGCTATGGCTTATCGATATCACATGGGAATAGATGACAGAGATTGTGCTATGAGTGTCGGATGTCTTGAAATGATACCTGCCGTGGCAAGTGGTGTCTGTTATTCAAGAGACCCGTCAAATCCTGACAAGGACGAAATTGTCATAAACGCTGCCTGGGGGCTTGGATCTTACGTGGTAGACGGCGTTGTCTCTCCGGATACTTACAAAGTAAGGAGAGATTTCACCATCTCAGAAATAAACATTTCATGTAAACCTGTAAAACAGGTTCTGGATCCAAGTGGCGGTTTACAGGAAGCGGCTGTCGAAGAAAATCTCAGGCTCTCGCCATGCCTCAAGGAATCCCATATCCGTCTTCTGGCTGAATATGCTCTTAAATTAGAATCCCATTATCGTTGCCATCAAGACATAGAATGGGCACTTACACCAGATAACGAAATAGTTCTTCTTCAAGCAAGACCGTTGCGGCTTGTAGAGTCATCCATAAAGATGCCAGCCATAGTTATTCCTGACGATTACCCAGTGCTTATATCAGATGGCGCGATAGCATGTCCCGGCATAGGAAGCGGCTTAGCCTTCCACGTCCAATCCGATGAAGATCTTTACAAAATACCAGAGGGGGCTGTTCTTATTGCTCACCATTCCTCGCCTAAATTCGTTATCGTCATGGATCGCATAAGCGCTATAGTAACCGATGCCGGAAGCATAACAGGGCATATGGCGTCCGTAGCTCGAGAATTTAAAATTCCAACTCTCCTGGATACAAAAATTGCAACCAAGATCATTCCACAAGGAGAAACAATAACGGTTGATACTTTTCAGGGTAGGGTTTACAAAGGCGAACTCCCAGACCACATAAAGAGCATAATATCTGAAGCATCCAGAGTATATGCTCCTATGAAAGGCACTCCAGTATATCGGTCACTTGAAAGACTTTCTCGTTTTATAGTGCCTCTAAATCTCATAGATCCCCAGGCTCCCAACTTCTGTGCGAAAGAATGCAAAACTCTGCACGACATAATGCGATTTGTCCATGAAAAATCCTACGGTGAAATGTTCAGATTGAGTGATGCTCTCAGCGATGAAGAAGGAGCCGCCTATCGTCTCGATGCTCTCATTCCTCTAAACCTCTACGTCATTGACCTCGGGGGAGGACTTATAACGGAAATGATAAAAAATGACAAAGTCCCTGTTGAAGCTGTGGCTTCTGCTCCCTTTAGAGCTCTTCTCAGAGGCATGTTGCACGAAGCTTTTGTCAAACCTGCCTTAAAGCCTATTGAATTTGGAGGTTTTCTTTCCGTTCTCAGTGAACAGATGCTCTCCAATCCTTACCTTGCCGATCGCTTCGGGGATAAAAGCTATGCGATAATATCAGACAAATATCTGCATTTTAGCTCTCGAGTCGGCTATCATTTTGCCTTGCTGGATAGCTATTGCGGACAAACCATTAATAAAAATTATATAACTTTCTCATTCAAAGGAGGGGCGGCTGACGATGTGCGTAGAAACAGGCGAGCTCGAGCCATCGCCCGTATTCTCAAACTACTCAATTTTTCCATTGAAGTAATTGCAGACCGGGTTGAAGGAAGACTTCAGAAATACGATGCTTCTGTCATAGAAGAAAACCTCGATCAAATAGGTCGACTTCTGCAATTTACCCGCCAGATGGATATGCTTATGTCATCCGAAGCGATGATAGAAATTGTTGCTCAAGCTTTTATTCGCCAGATCTACGATGTTACCGAAATATCAAGGATGCCATCTGAATAA
- a CDS encoding ATP-binding protein, which produces MRFRDGISIAEEKAWYPYGFVKRAGEGMHEPRHYIQLRNRIFLITVCTSLIPIALVAIISGYQFHTAYKSKTLAYLSEYVQKHAQNIDAFLANNVEAVKIIAQSNNIEQLGNPDHLNNLLRILQSTKEGTFVDLGFIRDDGFQISYAGPFKFGMAFYGSSKWFQQALQNSYYISDVFLGLRGIPHFATTVRIEEKGRFWVLRATIDFATFTKVVENLRFGETGEAFILNYDGELQTSINRPYPRDLLQSIIKVVLSGPATIIDEHYLDIPVARDIVREDVTMVQDGSLVRLFTKKTFDGKNMIYVAVPLKTARWILIYTQWDQEVFKEIIKARVAVIAVSVLCSIAFAILSWRFANHFVERIKEVDREKDIMNEQIIEAGKLASLGELAAGIAHEINNPVAIMVEEAGWIEDCLKDLPDQNSEIYEEIARSAKQIKIQGSRCKEITYKLLTFARRTDSGEKRVSLNDLLKELAPLCEQRARYARVKVELKLERSLPDVALSATEMQQVIFNLVNNAIDAMEVQGGGVLTMSTKLVNDWVVLEVSDTGPGIPKSIFPRIFEPFFTTKPVGKGTGLGLPICYGIIKKAGGNIEVESELGRGTTFRVWLPPVETPTKLIVGALPEIVVLTGDRSSSPKEHVEQLLENQNDEVAGEKASAPNKRSSKL; this is translated from the coding sequence ATGAGATTTCGTGATGGCATAAGTATTGCTGAAGAAAAGGCATGGTATCCCTATGGTTTTGTAAAACGGGCAGGAGAGGGCATGCACGAACCGAGACACTACATCCAATTGAGAAATAGAATATTTCTGATTACGGTTTGCACGTCGCTTATTCCAATTGCTTTGGTTGCAATTATAAGCGGCTATCAATTTCACACGGCATATAAGTCTAAGACTTTAGCATACCTTTCAGAATATGTTCAGAAACACGCTCAAAACATAGATGCTTTTCTGGCTAATAATGTTGAAGCTGTAAAAATAATTGCTCAATCAAATAATATTGAACAACTAGGTAATCCTGATCATCTTAACAATCTCTTAAGGATCTTACAATCCACCAAAGAAGGAACGTTTGTCGATCTGGGGTTTATTAGAGATGATGGGTTTCAGATTTCCTACGCTGGTCCTTTTAAGTTTGGAATGGCGTTTTATGGAAGTTCCAAATGGTTTCAGCAAGCTCTTCAAAATTCCTATTATATCAGCGATGTATTTCTCGGTCTCAGAGGAATTCCCCATTTTGCTACAACGGTCAGGATAGAGGAGAAGGGCAGATTTTGGGTCCTTAGAGCTACAATTGACTTTGCTACTTTCACAAAAGTTGTTGAAAACCTCAGGTTTGGAGAAACGGGGGAAGCTTTCATTTTGAATTATGATGGTGAACTCCAAACTTCTATAAACCGCCCCTATCCTCGAGACCTTCTTCAGTCGATAATCAAAGTTGTTTTGTCAGGTCCGGCTACAATAATTGATGAACACTATCTGGATATTCCGGTAGCTAGAGACATTGTCCGAGAAGATGTAACTATGGTGCAAGATGGCTCACTTGTGAGGCTTTTTACCAAAAAGACTTTTGATGGAAAAAATATGATCTATGTAGCTGTTCCCCTTAAAACGGCTCGATGGATTCTGATTTATACTCAGTGGGATCAAGAAGTTTTTAAGGAAATTATCAAAGCCAGAGTAGCAGTCATTGCTGTTAGTGTTTTGTGTAGTATTGCCTTTGCCATTCTTAGCTGGCGATTCGCAAACCATTTTGTAGAGCGAATCAAAGAAGTCGATAGAGAAAAAGACATTATGAACGAACAGATCATTGAGGCAGGGAAATTAGCTTCTCTTGGCGAACTGGCTGCAGGTATTGCCCACGAAATAAACAATCCTGTGGCTATAATGGTTGAGGAAGCCGGATGGATTGAGGACTGTCTCAAGGACCTGCCAGATCAAAACTCGGAAATCTACGAAGAGATCGCCAGATCCGCTAAACAGATAAAAATTCAGGGTTCTCGTTGTAAAGAGATCACCTACAAACTTTTAACCTTTGCCCGACGAACGGATTCAGGGGAAAAGCGAGTTTCACTAAACGATCTACTAAAAGAATTGGCGCCACTTTGTGAGCAGCGTGCACGTTATGCCAGAGTTAAAGTAGAACTGAAACTCGAAAGAAGTCTTCCCGATGTTGCTCTGTCTGCAACGGAAATGCAGCAAGTTATATTCAATCTAGTCAACAATGCTATTGACGCCATGGAAGTTCAGGGGGGCGGTGTTCTTACTATGTCCACAAAATTGGTTAATGATTGGGTCGTATTGGAGGTCTCCGACACGGGGCCAGGCATTCCCAAGTCGATTTTTCCTCGTATATTTGAACCTTTCTTTACCACAAAACCGGTTGGTAAAGGCACTGGTCTCGGGCTGCCTATCTGCTACGGAATTATAAAAAAAGCGGGGGGAAATATTGAGGTTGAAAGCGAACTCGGAAGGGGAACAACCTTCAGAGTATGGTTGCCTCCAGTGGAAACCCCAACAAAGCTTATAGTCGGCGCCCTTCCTGAAATCGTAGTCCTAACCGGTGATAGGAGTTCATCCCCAAAAGAGCATGTGGAACAACTTCTAGAGAATCAGAATGATGAAGTGGCTGGAGAAAAAGCATCCGCACCGAATAAACGATCATCCAAACTGTAG
- a CDS encoding response regulator — MQPFEKTEKMAPLKLLIVDDEVAYVDVLRRRMEKRNLKVEAAHSGAEAIRKLRGDFFDIAIIDLKMEDMDGLEVLKIFKKMDPDMPVIIVTGHGSEQAARDGIAHGAYDYLMKPCDFEILMEKIQEAARARQSD; from the coding sequence ATGCAGCCCTTCGAAAAAACCGAAAAGATGGCACCCCTCAAACTTCTTATTGTGGACGATGAAGTAGCTTATGTCGATGTGCTTCGAAGAAGAATGGAAAAACGCAACCTTAAGGTTGAAGCGGCCCATAGTGGGGCAGAAGCTATTAGAAAATTAAGAGGAGATTTCTTTGATATAGCCATCATCGATCTTAAGATGGAAGACATGGATGGTCTGGAAGTGCTTAAGATTTTCAAAAAAATGGATCCCGACATGCCTGTCATCATCGTAACCGGACATGGTTCAGAACAAGCTGCGAGGGACGGTATAGCCCATGGTGCCTATGACTACCTAATGAAGCCTTGTGATTTCGAAATTTTGATGGAAAAGATACAAGAAGCTGCAAGAGCCAGACAATCCGACTAA